GTCTCCAGCCCGCTGTCGCGCAGGGCCTGCTCGGCGGCATGGAGCGCCAGTTGCGACACCCGGTCCATGCCGTCCGGGTCGAAGCCGGGCAGGTCCACCACGCCCGCGGACGAGGCCCGCCCCTCGATGCCGAAGGTCGCCGTGGGACGGACGCCGCCGCGGCCTTCCATCAGTGCATGCGCCAGCTCCTCGGCGGAGAGGGCATTGGCGGCCGTGACCCCCAGGCCCGTGATGACGACTCGACGCGCGCTCACGGGAGGACCTCCAGGGGATGTCCTGGCGCCGTGTCCACCAGCCCGTCATGGCCCGGGATGATGTGGCGGTACGTGCTCAGGAGCTTCTGGCGGGTGTCGCTGTAGCGCTCGACGTCCTGGGCGAGCTGCAGCTCCCGCTCGGCGTTTTCAACGAGGGACTTCCGGGTGAAGAGGGCGTCGCCCGCGACGAGAATCTTCTTGGGTGGGCCCTCGCTCTCCGTGCGAGCGCGGTGCGCGACGACGGAGATGTGTCCATGGGTGTGGCCTGGCGTCGGGAGCACTTCGACCTCCTCGGTCAGCCAGTGGCTGCCTTCCACGGGGACGAAGCGCGCGTCTTGTTCGAGCACCCGGTTGTAGAAGTCGATGTTTCGCGTCACCTCCCGGACGATGGAGCGGACATAGAACTCCTTCACCGTCTGGTAGTTTTCGCGCAGCAGCTCCGACGTCGCGGCCTTCCCGGGCGTGCTGTCCTGGTGATAGGCCCGGATGAAGTGGGCGTTCTCGACGTAGTCCTTGGCACCCACGACGTACTTCGCGTTGCGGAACAACAGGTGGTTTCCGCAATGGTCGTA
This genomic window from Myxococcus hansupus contains:
- a CDS encoding MBL fold metallo-hydrolase: MFLNVLLQGSGFPRLRATVTLVQSQKRNILVDSGLCDDADRLVRALAERGLTPDDVDVVVATHLHYDHCGNHLLFRNAKYVVGAKDYVENAHFIRAYHQDSTPGKAATSELLRENYQTVKEFYVRSIVREVTRNIDFYNRVLEQDARFVPVEGSHWLTEEVEVLPTPGHTHGHISVVAHRARTESEGPPKKILVAGDALFTRKSLVENAERELQLAQDVERYSDTRQKLLSTYRHIIPGHDGLVDTAPGHPLEVLP